One stretch of Jiangella gansuensis DSM 44835 DNA includes these proteins:
- the rpmH gene encoding 50S ribosomal protein L34 — MVKRTFQPNTRRRAKTHGFRLRMRTRAGRSILASRRSKGRAKLSA; from the coding sequence GTGGTCAAGCGCACTTTCCAGCCGAACACCCGCCGTCGTGCGAAGACTCACGGCTTCCGGCTGCGCATGCGCACGCGTGCCGGCCGCTCTATTCTTGCGTCCCGCCGCAGCAAGGGCCGTGCCAAGCTGTCCGCCTGA